From Actinopolymorpha cephalotaxi, one genomic window encodes:
- a CDS encoding DUF2975 domain-containing protein translates to MTERVRDIRARSTEPDQRPTARRTISVLAYLARVASIPALIAGVAIPINQGTHTGATVTVLVEGAAAAPRLPHLPAGTWLRAHEQYGAFTLELGSVPWWWIRVLSDSRAGLTWLCLGIGALYLWAFLDSVQKDHPFDSRNPRRFRILALLVLVCGIGGPWLESAASAALLSYADLNLPPGLVVSAPGIGIAVSPLLVAAGLLVLAEVFRRGRQMSRDVEGLV, encoded by the coding sequence ATGACCGAGCGCGTTCGCGACATCCGTGCCAGAAGCACCGAGCCGGACCAACGTCCCACCGCCCGCCGGACGATCTCCGTCCTCGCCTACCTCGCCAGGGTCGCGTCGATCCCCGCGCTCATCGCCGGCGTCGCCATCCCGATCAACCAGGGCACCCACACCGGCGCCACCGTCACGGTCCTGGTGGAAGGGGCCGCCGCCGCTCCGCGACTGCCGCACCTGCCGGCCGGCACCTGGCTGCGGGCGCACGAGCAGTACGGCGCCTTCACCCTGGAGCTGGGGTCGGTGCCGTGGTGGTGGATCCGGGTGCTCAGCGACAGCCGGGCGGGACTCACGTGGCTCTGCCTGGGGATCGGCGCGCTCTACCTGTGGGCGTTCCTGGACAGCGTCCAGAAGGACCACCCCTTCGACTCGCGTAACCCGCGGCGGTTCCGGATCCTCGCCCTGCTCGTTCTGGTCTGCGGAATCGGGGGCCCGTGGCTGGAGAGCGCCGCCTCCGCCGCGCTGCTCTCCTACGCGGACCTGAACCTGCCGCCCGGACTGGTCGTCAGCGCACCCGGAATCGGCATCGCGGTGAGCCCGCTGCTCGTGGCTGCCGGGTTGCTCGTGCTCGCCGAGGTGTTCCGGCGAGGCCGGCAGATGAGCCGGGACGTGGAGGGGCTGGTGTGA
- a CDS encoding cytochrome P450 family protein encodes MTKPGVVGTTGTESTRFTTAGANGVPALDTDYFQDPEAVHAALREEGPARKVVLPHGWETWIVTRYDEARAALADPRLLKNGRVLDQYMDPEQLGDEMVFAEALRAHMLSSDPPDHTRLRKLVNKAFTSRRVEALRPRIEAITEELLDAMAARGADGEPVDLIDAFAFPLPMTVICELLGVPFEDREDFRAWSAVVLADDPTDDEVRTASYAMAGYLSQLIAAKRAQPGEDLLTGLVQARDDNDRLDENELIAMAFLLLVAGHETTVNLIGNGVLALLRNPGQLDRLRADPSLVGGAVEEFLRYDGPINLATMRFTSEPVRFGDVEIPRGQFVLVSLASANHDESRFPGAGQLDVTRRGGGHLAFGHGIHYCVGAPLARLEAEVAFRRMLDRFPELSLAVDSDEVRWRHSSLIHGVERLPVRLS; translated from the coding sequence ATGACGAAGCCAGGAGTGGTCGGTACGACGGGCACGGAGTCCACCAGGTTCACCACGGCGGGGGCCAACGGTGTGCCGGCTCTGGACACCGACTACTTCCAGGATCCGGAGGCGGTGCATGCGGCGCTGCGCGAGGAGGGGCCGGCCCGCAAGGTCGTGCTCCCCCACGGCTGGGAGACCTGGATCGTGACGAGGTACGACGAGGCCAGGGCCGCGCTCGCCGATCCGCGGCTGCTGAAGAACGGCCGGGTGCTCGACCAGTACATGGACCCCGAGCAGCTCGGGGACGAGATGGTGTTCGCCGAGGCGCTGCGGGCGCACATGCTGAGCTCGGACCCGCCCGACCACACCCGGCTGCGCAAGCTGGTCAACAAGGCGTTCACCTCCCGCCGGGTCGAGGCGCTCCGGCCCCGGATCGAGGCGATCACCGAGGAGCTGCTGGACGCCATGGCCGCGCGCGGGGCGGACGGCGAGCCGGTCGACCTGATCGACGCGTTCGCGTTCCCCCTGCCGATGACGGTGATCTGCGAGCTGCTCGGCGTCCCCTTCGAGGACCGCGAGGACTTCCGCGCCTGGTCCGCGGTGGTGCTGGCCGACGACCCGACCGACGACGAGGTTCGCACCGCGTCGTACGCCATGGCCGGCTACCTCAGCCAGCTGATCGCGGCCAAGCGCGCCCAGCCCGGTGAGGACCTGCTGACCGGCCTGGTGCAGGCCCGCGACGACAACGACCGGCTGGACGAGAACGAGCTGATCGCGATGGCGTTCCTGCTCCTCGTCGCCGGGCACGAGACGACCGTCAACCTGATCGGCAACGGCGTCCTCGCCCTGCTGCGCAACCCCGGCCAGCTCGACCGGCTGCGCGCCGACCCGTCCCTGGTGGGCGGTGCGGTCGAGGAGTTCCTGCGCTACGACGGGCCGATCAACCTCGCCACCATGAGGTTCACCTCCGAGCCGGTGCGGTTCGGCGACGTGGAGATCCCGCGCGGGCAGTTCGTCCTGGTGTCACTGGCCTCGGCCAACCACGACGAGAGCCGGTTCCCCGGTGCCGGGCAGCTCGACGTCACCCGCCGCGGCGGCGGGCACCTGGCGTTCGGCCACGGGATCCACTACTGCGTGGGCGCGCCGCTGGCCCGGCTGGAGGCGGAGGTGGCGTTCCGCCGGATGCTCGACCGCTTCCCCGAGCTGTCCCTGGCGGTCGACTCCGACGAGGTGCGGTGGCGGCACAGCAGCCTGATCCATGGCGTGGAACGCCTTCCCGTACGCCTGTCCTGA
- a CDS encoding mandelate racemase/muconate lactonizing enzyme family protein, giving the protein MRVADIDVWVVNVPLTTTFASSFEAKAGTTRTVIRVRDDDGREGWGETMHGRPTAALVERIRDQFVGVDPRASATIRRTCAMVPFFYGYLGYCALAGLEMAFLDLAGKASGVPLHLQLGGAVRDTIPLTGLLTRGAAGDVPRADQPAVLADKAAEIVAEHGFTAVKFKGSTDARFDVSVMEALRAKLPGTALRVDPNAVWSVPESVWAGRRLDALDLEYLEDPCAGLEGMAQVRAQIATPLCTNMCVVREEDLAPAVRMGAVDIIHADVHKWGGVGPTMNLAATCRAFGLGLNFHSGGELGISTACHLQVAAALDRLDHAVDAMYYLADGDVLTERIELSHGSLPVPQGAGLGVDVDLDRVLHYARRNEKEGDHTP; this is encoded by the coding sequence ATGCGCGTCGCCGACATCGACGTCTGGGTTGTCAACGTCCCCTTGACAACCACGTTCGCCAGCAGCTTCGAGGCCAAGGCCGGCACCACCCGCACGGTGATCCGCGTCCGCGACGACGACGGGCGCGAGGGCTGGGGCGAGACCATGCACGGCCGGCCCACAGCGGCGCTGGTCGAACGCATCCGGGACCAGTTCGTCGGTGTCGACCCGCGGGCGAGCGCGACCATCCGGCGTACGTGCGCGATGGTGCCGTTCTTCTACGGCTACCTCGGCTACTGCGCGCTGGCCGGGCTGGAGATGGCGTTCCTCGACCTTGCCGGCAAGGCGTCGGGGGTGCCGCTGCATCTGCAGCTCGGCGGCGCGGTCCGCGACACGATTCCCCTCACCGGCCTGCTCACCCGGGGCGCGGCCGGCGACGTGCCCCGCGCCGACCAGCCGGCCGTGCTGGCCGACAAGGCCGCCGAGATCGTGGCGGAGCACGGGTTCACCGCGGTGAAGTTCAAGGGCTCCACCGACGCGCGGTTCGACGTGTCGGTGATGGAGGCGCTGCGCGCGAAACTGCCCGGCACCGCGCTGCGGGTGGACCCCAACGCCGTCTGGTCGGTGCCGGAGTCGGTGTGGGCCGGCCGCCGGCTGGACGCCCTGGACCTTGAGTACCTCGAGGACCCGTGCGCCGGCCTGGAGGGGATGGCGCAGGTGCGCGCGCAGATCGCCACTCCCCTGTGCACCAACATGTGTGTCGTACGCGAGGAGGACCTCGCCCCCGCGGTGCGGATGGGTGCGGTCGACATCATCCACGCCGACGTGCACAAATGGGGCGGCGTCGGTCCGACGATGAACCTCGCCGCCACCTGCCGGGCGTTCGGTCTCGGCCTGAACTTCCACAGCGGCGGCGAACTGGGTATCAGCACCGCATGCCATCTCCAGGTCGCCGCGGCACTCGACCGGCTCGACCATGCCGTGGACGCGATGTACTACCTCGCCGACGGCGACGTGCTGACCGAGCGCATCGAACTGTCCCACGGAAGCCTGCCGGTACCCCAGGGTGCCGGCCTCGGCGTCGACGTCGACCTCGACCGGGTCCTCCACTACGCCCGCCGCAACGAGAAGGAGGGCGACCACACTCCGTAA
- a CDS encoding MFS transporter, with the protein MRAYPVYLLIRGLGSFAGACAFTLNLVYQIQTVGLGPLELVLVGTVLEVTCFLAQVPTGVIADLYSRRLSVIAGYLLIGAGTLLEGLVPAFLAIVVGNVVWGIGSTCVDGAEEAWVSGEVGEERAPGVFTRGAQVGQVATVAGIGAGVLLAGAGLNLPIVAGAAVWLLLGVVLVFVMPERSFEPAAPAERGSFAAMRGQFVAGARVVRGRPVLVCLLAAGLFLGLGSEGWDRLQQAHFLQSLRFPSFGTPVVWFGVFSVVGMLGSVAVTEVVRRRLDPARPGRLGTMLVVAQLGVVAGVLVFAAAGEFWLAAAASVLVGLLRSVCHPLVASWLVANTEQRTRATVFSMSGQVDAAGQILGGPPVGMVGERLGIRAALALTGLLVLPAVGLYARAVALGRSRGGSGGGSAGRSRRVRREGADVIP; encoded by the coding sequence ATGCGCGCGTACCCCGTCTACCTCCTGATCCGCGGGCTCGGCTCCTTCGCCGGTGCCTGCGCGTTCACCCTCAACCTCGTCTACCAGATTCAGACCGTCGGCCTCGGTCCGCTCGAACTCGTCCTCGTGGGCACCGTGCTGGAGGTCACCTGCTTCCTCGCGCAGGTGCCGACCGGGGTGATCGCCGACCTCTACAGCCGCCGCCTCTCGGTGATCGCCGGCTACCTGCTGATCGGGGCGGGCACCCTCCTCGAGGGGCTCGTCCCCGCCTTCCTCGCCATCGTCGTCGGCAACGTCGTGTGGGGCATCGGCTCCACCTGCGTCGACGGCGCCGAGGAGGCATGGGTGAGCGGCGAGGTCGGTGAGGAACGGGCGCCGGGCGTGTTCACCCGGGGTGCCCAGGTCGGTCAGGTGGCCACCGTCGCGGGCATCGGCGCCGGCGTCCTGCTCGCCGGCGCCGGCCTGAACCTCCCGATCGTCGCCGGCGCCGCGGTGTGGCTGCTGCTGGGTGTGGTGCTGGTGTTCGTGATGCCCGAACGCTCCTTCGAGCCGGCGGCCCCCGCCGAGCGGGGGTCGTTCGCGGCGATGCGCGGGCAGTTCGTGGCCGGCGCCCGGGTGGTGCGCGGCCGCCCGGTCCTGGTGTGCCTGCTGGCGGCCGGGCTGTTCCTCGGCCTCGGCAGTGAGGGCTGGGACCGGCTGCAGCAGGCGCACTTCCTGCAGAGCCTGCGGTTCCCGTCGTTCGGTACGCCGGTGGTGTGGTTCGGCGTGTTCAGTGTGGTCGGCATGCTCGGCTCGGTCGCCGTCACCGAGGTCGTCCGGCGCCGGCTCGACCCGGCGCGGCCCGGGCGCCTCGGGACGATGCTCGTGGTCGCCCAGCTCGGCGTGGTCGCGGGGGTGCTGGTGTTCGCGGCGGCCGGTGAGTTCTGGCTCGCCGCGGCGGCGAGCGTGCTGGTGGGCCTGCTGCGGTCGGTGTGCCACCCGCTGGTCGCGAGCTGGCTGGTGGCGAACACCGAGCAGCGCACGAGGGCGACGGTGTTCTCCATGTCGGGTCAGGTGGACGCGGCCGGGCAGATCCTCGGCGGCCCGCCGGTCGGGATGGTCGGCGAGCGCCTCGGCATCCGCGCCGCGCTGGCGCTCACCGGTCTGCTCGTACTTCCCGCGGTCGGGTTGTACGCCCGTGCGGTGGCGCTGGGCCGGTCGCGGGGCGGGTCGGGCGGCGGGTCGGCGGGCCGGTCGCGGCGTGTGAGACGTGAGGGAGCCGACGTGATCCCGTAG
- a CDS encoding NAD-dependent epimerase/dehydratase family protein translates to MRIAVTGANGRLGRGVVAAALKEGHEVVALDRVTGQPAGEPDVRAPFGTLAVPVQEVDVTHYDNLLERLTAAGADTLVHLAAIPGPGGTPDHLVHATNVLGNYHALRAAVELGIRRVVCASSINAIGGIYSRHVRYDYLPVDEAHPTYAEDAYSLSKWLGEQQADAFVRREPGLTVASLRFHGITPQPPALEPRDEERLAFEAKHLWGWVGLEAASRACLLGLTADFTGHEAFFVVAPTTTSPLDSGELRRRFYPDAEVRTELSGQQGFYDCGKAARVLGWSHDG, encoded by the coding sequence GTGCGCATTGCGGTGACCGGGGCGAACGGCCGGCTGGGCAGGGGAGTGGTGGCCGCCGCGCTCAAGGAGGGCCACGAGGTCGTCGCGCTGGACCGCGTCACCGGGCAACCGGCGGGCGAGCCGGACGTCCGGGCGCCGTTCGGGACGCTGGCGGTGCCCGTGCAGGAGGTCGACGTCACCCACTACGACAACCTGCTCGAACGCCTGACCGCCGCGGGGGCCGACACCCTGGTGCACCTCGCCGCGATCCCCGGACCGGGCGGCACGCCGGACCACCTCGTCCACGCCACGAACGTTCTCGGCAACTACCACGCGCTCCGCGCGGCGGTCGAGCTCGGCATCCGCCGCGTCGTGTGCGCCTCCAGCATCAACGCGATCGGCGGCATCTACAGCAGGCACGTCCGCTACGACTACCTGCCGGTCGACGAGGCGCACCCGACGTACGCCGAGGACGCCTACAGCCTGTCGAAGTGGCTGGGCGAGCAGCAGGCGGACGCGTTCGTACGCCGAGAGCCCGGCCTCACCGTCGCCAGCCTCCGCTTCCACGGCATCACCCCGCAGCCGCCGGCGCTGGAGCCGCGCGACGAGGAGCGGCTCGCCTTCGAGGCCAAGCACCTGTGGGGCTGGGTGGGGCTGGAGGCGGCGTCCCGGGCCTGCCTGCTCGGGCTGACCGCCGACTTCACCGGACACGAGGCGTTCTTCGTGGTCGCACCGACCACCACCAGCCCGCTGGACTCCGGCGAGCTTCGGCGCCGCTTCTACCCCGACGCGGAGGTCCGGACGGAGCTGTCCGGGCAGCAGGGTTTCTACGACTGTGGCAAGGCCGCGAGGGTGCTCGGCTGGTCCCACGACGGGTAG
- a CDS encoding FtsK/SpoIIIE family DNA translocase: MARTSSPVRRGQSRTAGPARSDTRTGTRTRSASPAPARSNRSGGSGKKPPAKKAPAKKAQARRPAKGKSSGSVGSVLGSLLSGIVRLVAGIWLGIAHLFGGIVRRMGSSARELDPELRRDGVGLAFVGLAIVVAAAVWWRMPNDVGRAVRGVVSGTVGVLDWFIPILLALVAWRTLRHPDRNGPGGRQAIGWAAILGGVLGLIHIKDDLPRPTNGIRSLEDAGGAIGFVMSSVPADLLTVYVAVPLLILLTLFGVVVVGGTPLHALPERFRDLWNHHILRKDTGEDADESDGETGAKGDPPTQPLRRSRSRRRVGASAKGEDGEDSEFAGESPYDSPVLEGRELGRRGKGGKGKSAGDGKSAGADGAATAGAGAAAAVAAAAGAAAAKDDADGKPAEPPPHSPLPQRVEQLALSGDVTYTLPANETLAPGSAHKARTKASDGIVDRLTEVLEQFEIDAQVTGYTRGPTVTRYEVELGPAVKVEKVTALSKNIAYAVASTDVRILSPIPGKSAIGVEIPNTDKEIVSLGDVLRSNVARGDHHPMVAGLGKDVEGGFVVANLAKMPHLLVAGATGSGKSVFINSMITSILMRSTPDEVRAILVDPKRVELSVYEGIPHLITPIITNPKKAAEALQWVVSEMDRRYDDLAAFGFRHLDDFNKAVRTGKVTPPPGSERVLAPYPYLLVIVDELADLMMVAPRDVEDSVVRITQLARAAGIHLVLATQRPSVDVVTGLIKANVPSRLAFATSSMADSRVILDQPGAEKLVGQGDGLFLPMGASKPIRIQGAWVTESEIHKVVEHCKTQLQPTYREDVTAAPGAKKELDDDIGDDMDLVVQAAELIVSTQFGSTSMLQRKLRVGFAKAGRLMDILESRGVVGPSEGSKARDVLVKPDDLEGFLIILRGDAESE; the protein is encoded by the coding sequence ATGGCCCGGACGTCTTCCCCCGTACGCCGGGGACAATCCCGCACGGCGGGCCCGGCACGTTCGGACACCCGCACCGGCACCCGCACGCGTTCGGCGTCCCCGGCGCCGGCGCGGTCGAACAGGTCCGGCGGGTCCGGGAAGAAGCCCCCGGCCAAGAAGGCTCCGGCGAAGAAGGCCCAGGCCAGACGCCCCGCGAAGGGGAAGAGTTCGGGGTCGGTCGGCAGCGTCCTCGGTTCCCTGCTGAGCGGGATCGTCCGGCTGGTCGCCGGCATCTGGCTCGGCATCGCCCACCTCTTCGGCGGCATCGTCCGGCGGATGGGGTCGAGCGCGCGCGAGCTGGATCCCGAGCTTCGCCGCGACGGCGTCGGCCTGGCGTTCGTGGGGCTGGCGATCGTGGTCGCGGCCGCGGTCTGGTGGCGGATGCCCAACGACGTCGGGCGGGCGGTCCGCGGTGTGGTCTCCGGCACCGTCGGCGTCCTCGACTGGTTCATCCCGATCCTGCTCGCACTGGTGGCCTGGCGGACGCTGCGCCACCCCGACCGCAACGGTCCCGGCGGGCGGCAGGCGATCGGGTGGGCGGCGATCCTGGGCGGCGTTCTCGGCCTGATCCACATCAAGGACGACCTGCCCCGCCCCACCAACGGCATCAGGAGCCTGGAGGACGCCGGCGGCGCCATCGGGTTCGTGATGTCGTCGGTGCCGGCCGACCTGCTCACCGTGTACGTCGCCGTTCCGCTGCTGATCCTGCTGACGCTGTTCGGCGTGGTCGTGGTGGGCGGCACGCCGTTGCACGCGCTGCCCGAGCGGTTCCGGGACCTCTGGAACCACCACATCCTCCGTAAGGACACCGGCGAGGACGCCGACGAGTCCGACGGCGAGACCGGCGCGAAGGGGGACCCGCCGACCCAGCCGCTGCGCAGGTCGCGGTCCCGCCGGCGGGTCGGTGCGTCCGCCAAGGGCGAGGACGGCGAGGACTCCGAGTTCGCCGGCGAGTCGCCGTACGACAGCCCGGTGCTCGAGGGCCGCGAGCTCGGCAGGCGCGGCAAGGGCGGCAAGGGCAAGTCCGCCGGCGACGGCAAGTCCGCCGGTGCCGACGGGGCCGCAACTGCGGGAGCCGGCGCGGCGGCCGCGGTCGCCGCGGCTGCCGGTGCCGCGGCGGCGAAGGACGACGCCGACGGCAAGCCCGCTGAGCCGCCGCCGCACAGCCCGCTGCCGCAGCGGGTGGAGCAGCTCGCCCTGTCCGGCGACGTGACGTACACCCTGCCGGCCAACGAAACGCTCGCGCCGGGTTCCGCCCACAAGGCGCGCACCAAGGCCTCCGACGGCATCGTCGACCGCCTGACCGAGGTGCTGGAGCAGTTCGAGATCGACGCCCAGGTGACCGGCTACACGCGCGGGCCGACGGTGACGAGGTACGAGGTCGAGCTCGGCCCCGCCGTCAAGGTGGAGAAGGTCACCGCGCTCAGCAAGAACATCGCCTATGCCGTGGCCAGCACCGACGTGCGGATCCTGTCGCCCATCCCGGGCAAGTCCGCGATCGGGGTGGAGATCCCCAACACCGACAAGGAGATCGTCAGCCTCGGCGACGTGCTCCGGTCCAACGTCGCGCGCGGCGACCACCACCCGATGGTGGCCGGGCTCGGCAAGGACGTCGAGGGCGGCTTCGTCGTCGCCAACCTGGCGAAGATGCCGCACCTGCTCGTCGCGGGCGCCACCGGATCCGGCAAGTCGGTCTTCATCAACTCGATGATCACCTCGATCCTGATGCGGTCCACCCCCGACGAGGTACGCGCGATCCTGGTCGACCCGAAGCGGGTGGAGCTCAGCGTCTACGAGGGCATCCCGCACCTCATCACCCCGATCATCACCAACCCGAAGAAGGCCGCCGAGGCCCTGCAGTGGGTGGTGTCGGAGATGGACCGCCGGTACGACGACCTGGCGGCCTTCGGGTTCCGGCACCTGGACGACTTCAACAAGGCCGTCCGCACCGGCAAGGTCACCCCGCCGCCGGGCAGCGAACGCGTCCTCGCGCCGTACCCCTATCTCCTCGTCATCGTCGACGAGCTGGCCGACCTGATGATGGTCGCCCCGCGCGACGTCGAGGACTCGGTCGTCCGCATCACCCAGCTGGCCCGGGCCGCCGGGATCCACCTGGTGCTGGCCACCCAGCGGCCGTCGGTCGACGTGGTGACCGGGCTGATCAAGGCCAACGTGCCGTCCCGGCTCGCCTTCGCGACGTCCAGCATGGCCGACAGCCGGGTCATCCTCGACCAGCCCGGCGCGGAGAAGCTGGTCGGGCAGGGTGACGGGCTGTTCCTGCCGATGGGTGCCAGCAAGCCGATAAGGATCCAGGGCGCGTGGGTCACCGAGAGCGAGATCCACAAGGTCGTCGAGCACTGCAAGACCCAGCTGCAGCCGACGTACCGCGAGGACGTCACCGCCGCGCCGGGCGCCAAGAAGGAACTCGACGACGACATCGGCGACGACATGGACCTCGTGGTGCAGGCCGCCGAGCTGATCGTGTCGACGCAGTTCGGCTCCACGTCGATGCTGCAGCGCAAGCTGCGGGTCGGGTTCGCCAAGGCCGGCCGGCTGATGGACATCCTGGAAAGCCGCGGCGTGGTCGGGCCCAGCGAGGGTTCGAAGGCGCGGGACGTCCTGGTGAAGCCGGACGACCTCGAGGGCTTCCTGATCATCCTGCGCGGCGACGCCGAGTCCGAGTAG
- a CDS encoding serine hydrolase domain-containing protein — translation MTPPPTDPLTTLLEQARTDRVFSGAAWSAGTADGPVRRGHLGTLAWGGDPVTEDTGWDLASLTKPVAGLVVMALAERGLLALTDPVAMHLPEYAGTDKADLTVWHLLTHTSGIPGGQRLYRDHPDRDSLLAAVRDLPLREGRPGTRVEYSSQGFIVLGLVAEAAAGRPLDELVREYVAEPLGAGGLTYNPPRERWSSTAATEECAWRGRLIQGTVHDENAEVLGGVSAHAGLFATLADVERLGLALVRGGRGERGRLLAPRTLAVMTRPATDHLNLRRSLAWQGNDLLSTLAGDLMSGSAYGHAGFTGTSLWVDPELGLYVTLLTNRVHPERDATTMPWLRPRFTNLAVTAVLAELAA, via the coding sequence GTGACCCCGCCGCCGACCGACCCGCTGACCACCCTGCTGGAACAGGCCCGCACCGACCGGGTGTTCTCCGGGGCGGCCTGGTCGGCCGGCACCGCCGACGGCCCCGTCCGCCGCGGCCACCTCGGCACCCTCGCCTGGGGCGGCGACCCGGTGACCGAGGACACCGGCTGGGACCTCGCCTCGCTCACCAAACCCGTCGCCGGACTGGTGGTGATGGCACTGGCCGAACGCGGGCTGCTCGCGCTCACCGACCCGGTGGCCATGCACCTGCCCGAGTACGCCGGCACCGACAAGGCCGACCTCACCGTCTGGCACCTGCTGACCCACACCTCCGGCATTCCGGGCGGGCAGCGCCTCTACCGCGACCACCCCGACCGGGACAGCCTTCTGGCCGCCGTGCGCGACCTCCCGCTGCGCGAGGGCCGGCCGGGCACCCGGGTGGAGTACAGCTCGCAGGGCTTCATCGTGCTCGGTCTGGTCGCCGAGGCCGCCGCCGGCCGGCCGCTGGATGAGTTGGTACGCGAGTACGTCGCGGAGCCGCTCGGCGCCGGCGGCCTCACCTACAACCCGCCGCGGGAACGCTGGAGCAGCACCGCGGCCACCGAGGAGTGCGCCTGGCGCGGCCGGCTGATCCAGGGCACCGTGCACGACGAGAACGCCGAGGTGCTCGGCGGGGTGTCCGCACACGCCGGGCTGTTCGCCACCCTCGCCGACGTCGAACGGCTCGGGCTGGCACTCGTCCGCGGCGGTCGCGGCGAGCGCGGCCGGCTGCTGGCGCCGCGTACGCTCGCGGTGATGACCAGGCCGGCCACCGACCACCTGAACCTCCGCAGATCCCTTGCCTGGCAGGGAAACGACCTGCTGTCGACACTTGCCGGCGACCTGATGAGCGGGTCGGCGTACGGGCACGCGGGTTTCACCGGCACCAGCCTGTGGGTCGATCCCGAGCTGGGTCTCTACGTCACCCTGCTCACCAACCGCGTCCACCCAGAACGCGACGCCACCACGATGCCCTGGCTGCGGCCGCGGTTCACCAACCTCGCGGTGACGGCCGTCCTCGCCGAACTCGCCGCGTGA
- a CDS encoding mannonate dehydratase: MKLAEMVPSAPEAAPLARLVVQAGVGWAVGGLPQTIGADRRGTDAPWDYLPLLSMKKRYENAGLRLAVIEARPPLDRAKRGLDGRDAEIDAVCTLLTNMGRLGIPVWCYEWMSDFNWLRTDTAVPSRGGSLVSGYDHALMQQAPPVEAGPISEDELWENLEYFLRRVVPVAEEAGVKLAMHPDDPPISPVRGVGRIMRSVDNFQRLLDLVPSPVNGITLCQGNFRLMTDDIPAAIRKFGEQGKIFFVHFRDVRGTVESFVETWHDDGPTDLYECLRTYREVGFDGPMRPDHVPTVEGDSNVNPGYSLYGRLFALGYIRGLMEGVQRDGRAAPVR; this comes from the coding sequence ATGAAGCTCGCAGAAATGGTTCCGTCCGCGCCCGAGGCCGCACCGCTGGCCCGGCTCGTGGTCCAGGCCGGTGTCGGGTGGGCGGTCGGCGGACTGCCGCAGACCATCGGCGCGGACCGGCGCGGCACCGACGCGCCGTGGGACTACCTCCCGCTGCTGTCGATGAAGAAGAGGTACGAGAACGCCGGCCTGCGGCTGGCCGTCATCGAGGCCCGCCCGCCGCTGGACCGGGCCAAGCGCGGGCTGGACGGCCGCGACGCCGAGATCGACGCGGTGTGCACGCTGCTGACGAACATGGGCCGGCTCGGCATCCCGGTGTGGTGCTACGAGTGGATGAGCGACTTCAACTGGCTGCGTACCGACACCGCCGTACCCTCCCGCGGCGGCTCGCTGGTGAGCGGGTACGACCACGCGCTGATGCAGCAGGCGCCGCCGGTGGAGGCCGGGCCGATCAGCGAGGACGAGCTCTGGGAGAACCTCGAGTACTTCCTGCGCCGGGTCGTCCCGGTTGCCGAGGAGGCCGGCGTCAAGCTGGCCATGCACCCCGACGACCCGCCGATCTCACCGGTGCGCGGGGTGGGCCGGATCATGCGCAGCGTGGACAACTTCCAGCGGCTGCTCGACCTGGTGCCGAGCCCGGTGAACGGCATCACGCTGTGCCAGGGCAACTTCCGGCTGATGACCGACGACATCCCGGCCGCGATCCGGAAGTTCGGTGAGCAGGGGAAGATCTTCTTCGTCCACTTCCGCGACGTCCGCGGCACCGTCGAGAGCTTCGTGGAGACCTGGCACGACGACGGACCGACCGATCTGTACGAATGCCTGCGCACCTACCGCGAGGTGGGGTTCGACGGTCCGATGCGGCCCGACCACGTGCCGACGGTGGAGGGGGACAGCAACGTCAACCCCGGCTACTCGTTGTACGGACGGCTGTTCGCGCTCGGCTACATCCGCGGGCTGATGGAGGGCGTTCAGCGAGACGGCCGAGCCGCGCCGGTGCGCTGA
- a CDS encoding helix-turn-helix domain-containing protein, translated as MRAARGGDGPGGGPGDGDGVGDAGEGHRVECRLDELLARRGMTVTQLARRVGVTVVNLSVLKNNRARAVRFSTLTALCDALECQPGDLFRVVPDKPGQRTGAARPSR; from the coding sequence GTGAGGGCGGCCCGCGGCGGTGACGGACCCGGCGGCGGTCCCGGAGACGGCGACGGAGTCGGCGACGCGGGCGAGGGTCATCGGGTCGAGTGCCGGCTGGACGAACTCCTCGCCCGGCGTGGCATGACGGTCACCCAACTCGCCCGGCGGGTCGGCGTCACCGTCGTCAACCTGTCCGTACTGAAGAACAACCGGGCCAGGGCGGTGCGCTTCTCCACGCTCACCGCCCTGTGCGACGCGCTCGAGTGCCAGCCCGGCGACCTGTTCCGGGTCGTACCCGACAAGCCCGGTCAGCGCACCGGCGCGGCTCGGCCGTCTCGCTGA